A single Vulpes lagopus strain Blue_001 chromosome 3, ASM1834538v1, whole genome shotgun sequence DNA region contains:
- the LOC121486434 gene encoding hemoglobin subunit zeta-like isoform X2 produces MLLAPRPWRGRGFLRVSGATVARRLFASFPQTKTYFPHFELRAGSAHLRAHGAKVVAALGDAVRSLDDVAGALSRLSELHAYILRVDPVNFKLLSHCLLVTLASHFPADLTADAHVAWDKFLSLVSCVLTEKYR; encoded by the exons CTTCCTACGCGTCAGTGGCGCCACCGTGGCCCGCAGGCTCTTCGCCAGCTTCCCGCAGACCAAGACCTACTTCCCGCACTTCGAGCTGCGCGCGGGCTCAGCGCACCTGCGGGCGCACGGCGCCAAGGTGGTGGCCGCGCTGGGCGACGCGGTGCGCAGCCTCGACGACGTGGCGGGCGCCCTGTCCAGGCTGAGCGAGCTGCACGCCTACATCCTGCGCGTGGACCCGGTCAACTtcaag CTGCTGTCCCACTGTCTGCTGGTCACCCTGGCCTCGCACTTCCCCGCCGACCTCACGGCCGACGCCCACGTCGCGTGGGACAAGTTCCTGTCGCTCGTGTCCTGCGTCCTGACTGAGAAGTACCGCTGA